From Eleftheria terrae, the proteins below share one genomic window:
- a CDS encoding ChaN family lipoprotein, with the protein MPSLPPACRSLLPSLLLSLLFTGLPPAAAAAPSAWLLGERHDHEDHQRQAAAEVRRLAAAGRLQAVVLEMAERGRATTGLPAQAGEAEVRRALAWNEQAWPWARYREVVMQAVRAGRPVLGGNLPRHQMRDAMLQARWDHAVPAAAQDRLREAVRDGHCGLLPEAQLQPMVRMQLARDRSLAEALAQAAAGGEADAVVLMLSGSVHASRETGVPLQLPAVAPGLRVRSIAFTSNEDEAAAAAAGFDERRPALPAPPVDHCAALKQRGMPAPASAPAASS; encoded by the coding sequence ATGCCTTCATTGCCACCTGCCTGCCGCTCGCTGCTTCCCAGCCTGCTGCTGAGCCTGCTGTTCACCGGCTTGCCGCCGGCTGCGGCTGCGGCCCCCTCAGCCTGGCTGTTGGGGGAGCGCCATGACCACGAGGACCACCAGCGCCAGGCCGCCGCAGAGGTCCGGCGGCTGGCCGCCGCCGGCCGGCTGCAGGCGGTGGTGCTGGAGATGGCCGAACGCGGGCGGGCCACCACCGGGCTGCCCGCCCAGGCTGGCGAGGCCGAGGTGCGCCGGGCATTGGCCTGGAACGAGCAGGCCTGGCCCTGGGCCCGCTACCGCGAGGTGGTGATGCAGGCGGTGCGGGCCGGCCGGCCGGTGCTGGGCGGCAACCTGCCACGCCATCAGATGCGCGACGCCATGCTGCAGGCACGCTGGGACCACGCCGTGCCGGCCGCGGCCCAGGACCGCCTGCGCGAGGCGGTGCGCGACGGCCATTGCGGCCTGCTGCCCGAGGCCCAGCTGCAGCCCATGGTGCGCATGCAGCTGGCGCGCGACCGCAGCCTGGCCGAGGCGCTGGCGCAGGCGGCGGCCGGCGGCGAGGCCGATGCGGTGGTGCTGATGCTCAGCGGCTCGGTGCATGCCTCGCGCGAGACCGGGGTGCCGCTGCAGCTGCCGGCCGTGGCGCCCGGCTTGCGGGTGCGCAGCATTGCCTTCACCTCCAACGAGGACGAGGCGGCTGCCGCCGCGGCGGGCTTCGACGAGCGGCGCCCGGCGCTGCCGGCACCGCCGGTCGACCACTGTGCCGCGCTCAAGCAGCGTGGCATGCCGGCCCCAGCCTCAGCGCCAGCCGCTTCGTCCTGA
- a CDS encoding LysR family transcriptional regulator, with amino-acid sequence MEQLKRMAVLASVVEHGSMSAAARALGTTTSAVSQQVRQLEREMGVTLLHRSSRKLQLTEAGERFHAGCAAMLAAARSAGQQLAQMRDAPLGELRVASPVGFARHLGPALAPLLAGNAGLTLHLQVDDALIDLVDARIDLAIRFGRLPDSSWVAQRLIELDTMICASPGYLAQRGVPATPQELAAHDWLRLDGRGPAPALELIGPHGSTERLRVRARATSNNQLSLQQLCEAGLGLAVLALQDIEPALQSGALVILLPDWRPASLPMYAVTPQRDTQPAKVRHAIAALQAYLQGLRGSRLWPQLAAAGAPGR; translated from the coding sequence ATCGAACAGCTCAAGCGCATGGCCGTGCTGGCCAGCGTGGTGGAGCACGGCTCGATGAGCGCCGCGGCCCGGGCGCTGGGCACCACCACCTCGGCCGTGAGCCAGCAGGTGCGCCAGCTGGAGCGCGAAATGGGCGTGACGCTGCTGCACCGGTCCAGCCGCAAGCTGCAGCTCACCGAGGCGGGCGAGCGCTTCCATGCCGGCTGCGCCGCGATGCTGGCCGCCGCCCGCAGCGCCGGCCAGCAGCTGGCCCAGATGCGCGACGCGCCGCTCGGCGAACTGCGGGTGGCCTCGCCGGTCGGCTTTGCCCGGCACCTGGGGCCGGCACTGGCGCCGCTGCTGGCTGGCAACGCGGGGCTCACGCTGCACCTGCAGGTGGACGACGCACTGATCGACCTGGTGGATGCGCGCATCGACCTGGCCATCCGCTTCGGCCGCTTGCCAGATTCGAGCTGGGTGGCCCAGCGCCTGATCGAGCTCGACACCATGATCTGCGCGTCGCCCGGCTACCTGGCCCAGCGCGGCGTGCCTGCCACGCCGCAGGAACTGGCTGCGCACGACTGGCTGCGCCTGGACGGACGGGGCCCGGCGCCGGCGCTGGAGTTGATCGGCCCGCATGGCAGCACCGAGCGGCTGCGCGTGCGGGCGCGTGCCACCAGCAACAACCAGCTGTCGCTGCAACAGCTGTGCGAGGCGGGCCTGGGCCTGGCGGTGCTGGCCTTGCAGGACATCGAGCCGGCCCTGCAAAGCGGGGCGCTGGTGATCCTGCTGCCCGACTGGCGGCCGGCGTCGCTGCCGATGTATGCCGTCACGCCCCAACGCGACACCCAGCCCGCCAAGGTGCGGCATGCCATTGCCGCACTGCAGGCCTACCTGCAGGGACTGCGCGGCAGCCGCCTGTGGCCCCAGCTGGCGGCCGCGGGCGCGCCGGGGCGCTAG
- a CDS encoding class IV adenylate cyclase, giving the protein MARNVEIKARVADLAALEQRVRPLADQGPVQLQQDDTFFRNEAGRLKLREFADGQGELIFYRRADQAGPKCSHYEITRSAEPARLREVLAQALGVTGRVRKRRTLYLIGRTRVHLDEVEGLGSFLELEVVLADGEAEADGEACARDLLAALGIPPAALLAGAYVDLLAA; this is encoded by the coding sequence ATGGCGCGTAATGTCGAGATCAAGGCCCGGGTGGCCGACCTGGCGGCCCTGGAGCAGCGAGTGCGCCCGCTGGCCGACCAGGGGCCGGTGCAACTGCAGCAGGACGACACCTTCTTCCGCAACGAGGCCGGCCGCCTCAAGCTGCGCGAATTTGCCGACGGCCAGGGCGAGCTGATCTTCTACCGCCGTGCCGACCAGGCCGGCCCCAAATGCTCGCACTACGAGATCACCCGCAGCGCCGAGCCGGCCCGCCTGCGCGAGGTGCTCGCGCAGGCGCTCGGCGTGACGGGACGGGTGCGCAAGCGCCGCACGCTCTACCTGATCGGCCGCACCCGGGTGCACCTGGACGAGGTGGAGGGCCTGGGCAGCTTCCTGGAGCTGGAGGTGGTGCTGGCCGACGGCGAGGCCGAGGCCGACGGCGAAGCCTGTGCCCGCGACCTGCTCGCGGCGCTCGGCATCCCGCCCGCCGCGCTGCTCGCCGGCGCTTATGTCGACCTGCTCGCGGCCTGA
- a CDS encoding TonB-dependent siderophore receptor: MVHEEGDTYVDDGGQIQRDSASLALDWRLTPDIVWSVDTLYQDRKVNGAYYGVVGVGYTPVELPVIDGSRRLASPFSWYGTRYELFGSELNWRLSSDWDLRLSFRQTRQERINRNSVLFTEPDGDYAEFQYDSRGRFRGREWQALLNGRLSTGTLQHALVLGASSGERPSGGTGFDGVLLGMGRLGSGARFEPVPLPGTGAMLRDGMVRQQALFASDTITFDPRWSAIVGLRYTDFRQAAYNRDGSRSSEPYHETVLTPTVAVLFKPVEPVTVYGSYVESLEQGQSAPSDGSASNPNETMPPLKSKQYEIGVKTDHADWGASAALFRLDRGLHYIRPEDRRFTQDGLARYQGLELSAKARLTPAWTVTGGLMWLDAKNTKAAAGVDGKRAEGAPRTQASVYAEYAVAALPGLSLNAGAQYHGSRALDSANTVMLDSYALLDLGARYQTRLGGHDTTFRLNVDNVTDRAYWQGSWGFILTQGAPRTVRASAQIDF; the protein is encoded by the coding sequence GTGGTGCACGAAGAGGGCGACACCTACGTGGACGACGGCGGCCAGATCCAGCGCGACTCCGCCTCGCTGGCGCTGGACTGGCGCCTCACGCCGGACATCGTGTGGTCGGTGGACACGCTGTACCAGGACCGCAAGGTCAACGGCGCCTATTACGGCGTGGTGGGCGTGGGCTACACGCCGGTGGAGCTGCCGGTGATCGATGGCAGCCGCCGCCTGGCATCGCCGTTCTCCTGGTATGGCACCCGGTACGAGCTGTTCGGCAGCGAGCTCAACTGGCGCTTGTCGTCGGACTGGGACCTGCGCCTGTCTTTCCGGCAGACGCGCCAGGAGCGCATCAATCGCAACAGCGTGCTCTTCACCGAGCCGGATGGCGACTACGCCGAGTTCCAGTACGACAGCCGGGGGCGCTTCCGCGGGCGTGAATGGCAGGCCTTGCTGAACGGCCGACTGTCCACCGGCACGCTGCAGCACGCCCTGGTGCTCGGCGCTTCCAGCGGTGAGCGGCCGTCCGGCGGCACGGGCTTCGACGGCGTCCTGCTGGGCATGGGTCGGCTCGGCAGCGGCGCCCGCTTCGAGCCGGTGCCCCTGCCCGGCACGGGCGCGATGCTGCGCGACGGCATGGTGCGCCAGCAAGCCTTGTTCGCGAGCGACACCATCACCTTCGACCCGCGCTGGTCGGCCATCGTGGGCTTGCGCTATACCGACTTCCGCCAGGCCGCCTACAACCGGGACGGCAGCCGCTCCTCCGAGCCCTATCACGAGACCGTGCTGACGCCGACTGTTGCGGTGCTGTTCAAGCCGGTCGAGCCGGTCACGGTCTACGGCAGCTATGTCGAATCGCTGGAGCAGGGCCAGTCGGCACCGTCCGACGGCAGCGCCTCGAATCCCAACGAGACGATGCCGCCGCTCAAGAGCAAGCAGTACGAGATCGGCGTGAAGACCGACCATGCCGACTGGGGCGCCTCGGCCGCGCTGTTCCGACTCGACCGTGGCCTGCACTACATTCGCCCGGAAGACCGCCGCTTCACCCAGGACGGCCTGGCCCGCTACCAGGGCCTGGAGCTGTCGGCCAAGGCGCGCCTGACCCCCGCCTGGACGGTGACCGGTGGGCTGATGTGGCTGGACGCCAAGAACACCAAGGCGGCCGCGGGCGTCGACGGCAAGCGGGCCGAAGGCGCCCCGCGCACGCAGGCCAGCGTCTATGCCGAGTACGCCGTGGCGGCGCTGCCCGGCCTGAGCCTGAACGCCGGTGCCCAGTACCACGGCAGCCGCGCCCTGGATTCGGCCAACACGGTGATGCTGGACAGCTATGCCCTGCTTGACCTCGGTGCCCGCTACCAGACCCGCCTGGGCGGCCACGACACCACCTTCCGCCTGAACGTGGACAACGTGACCGACCGGGCCTACTGGCAAGGCAGCTGGGGCTTCATCCTGACCCAGGGCGCGCCGCGCACCGTGCGCGCCAGCGCCCAGATCGACTTCTGA
- a CDS encoding MFS transporter, translated as MSTEHPSQFALLSQRRFAPFFWTQFLGAGNDNLFKFAFTVLVTYQLQVAWLPADLAGLAIGALFILPFLLFSATSGQLADKHDKARLIRFVKWLEIAIMALAGWGFIAQQVAVLLGCVFLMGLHSTLFGPVKYAYLPQHLGERELTGGNGLVEMGTFVAILLGNVAGGLLIAVPGTGPQYVAATCFGLAVLGRLTAQQVPASPATDPALRIQWNPFTETWRNLALARREVAVFRSILGISWMWFFGAVFLSQFPSFAKEVLHGNEQVASLLLVVFSVGIGAGSLLCETLSRRHVEIGLVPVGALGMSLFSIDLYFASRGLAGGSTHTLASFVAQPGHWRVLADLLLLSLCAGLYSVPMYALIQLRAQPSHRARIIAANNILNALFMIASAVMAGGLLKAGYTIPQVFLVTGLLNAVVSFYIFMLVPEYLLRFVAFVLSRCIYRFRVSGDEHIPSQGAAIVAANHVSFVDAILLMAASPRPIVFIMDHRIFRIPVLGWLFKLARAIPIAPQKEDPATYERAFAEAERVLREGDLLGIFPEGAITRDGELQEFKGGIMKILAAQPAPVVPVALQNLWGSYFSRVERGQAMVRPFRRGMFSAVGVVAGEPIAAAEMSPALLRERVAALLAR; from the coding sequence ATGAGCACCGAGCATCCCAGCCAGTTCGCCCTGCTGTCCCAACGCCGCTTCGCCCCCTTCTTCTGGACGCAGTTCCTCGGCGCCGGCAACGACAACCTCTTCAAGTTCGCCTTCACCGTGCTGGTGACCTACCAGCTACAGGTGGCGTGGCTGCCGGCCGACCTCGCCGGGCTGGCCATCGGCGCCTTGTTCATCCTGCCCTTCCTGCTGTTCTCGGCCACCAGCGGGCAGCTCGCCGACAAGCACGACAAGGCGCGCCTCATCCGCTTCGTCAAGTGGCTGGAGATCGCCATCATGGCGCTGGCCGGCTGGGGCTTCATCGCGCAACAGGTGGCGGTGCTGCTGGGCTGCGTGTTCCTGATGGGCCTGCACTCGACCCTGTTCGGGCCGGTGAAGTACGCTTACCTGCCGCAACACCTGGGCGAGCGCGAGCTGACGGGCGGCAACGGCCTGGTGGAGATGGGCACCTTCGTGGCCATCCTGCTTGGCAACGTGGCCGGCGGCCTGCTGATCGCGGTGCCGGGGACCGGCCCGCAGTATGTGGCGGCCACCTGCTTCGGGCTGGCGGTGCTGGGCCGCCTCACCGCGCAGCAGGTGCCCGCGTCGCCGGCCACCGATCCGGCGCTGCGCATCCAGTGGAACCCGTTCACCGAGACCTGGCGCAACCTCGCGCTGGCACGCCGCGAGGTGGCGGTGTTCCGCTCCATCCTCGGCATCTCGTGGATGTGGTTCTTCGGTGCGGTCTTCCTGTCGCAGTTCCCCTCCTTCGCCAAGGAGGTGCTGCATGGCAACGAGCAGGTGGCTTCGCTGCTGCTGGTGGTGTTCTCGGTGGGCATCGGCGCCGGCTCGCTGCTGTGCGAGACACTGTCGCGCCGGCATGTCGAGATCGGCCTGGTGCCGGTCGGCGCGCTGGGCATGAGCCTGTTCTCCATCGACCTGTACTTCGCCTCGCGCGGCCTGGCCGGCGGCAGCACGCACACGCTGGCGAGCTTCGTCGCGCAGCCGGGCCACTGGCGCGTGCTGGCCGACCTGTTGCTGCTGAGCCTGTGCGCCGGCCTGTACAGCGTGCCGATGTACGCCCTCATCCAGCTGCGTGCCCAGCCGAGCCACCGGGCCCGCATCATCGCGGCCAACAACATCCTGAATGCGCTGTTCATGATCGCCAGCGCGGTGATGGCTGGCGGGCTGCTGAAGGCGGGCTACACCATCCCGCAGGTGTTCCTGGTCACCGGCCTGCTCAACGCGGTGGTGAGCTTCTACATCTTCATGCTGGTGCCGGAATACCTGCTGCGCTTCGTCGCCTTCGTGCTGTCGCGCTGCATCTACCGCTTCCGGGTGAGCGGCGACGAGCACATCCCGTCCCAGGGCGCGGCCATCGTGGCAGCCAACCATGTGAGCTTCGTCGATGCCATCCTGCTGATGGCGGCCAGCCCGCGGCCCATCGTCTTCATCATGGATCACCGCATCTTCAGGATCCCGGTGCTGGGCTGGCTCTTCAAGCTGGCGCGTGCCATCCCGATCGCGCCGCAGAAGGAAGACCCGGCCACCTACGAGCGTGCCTTCGCCGAGGCCGAGCGCGTGCTGCGCGAAGGCGACCTGCTGGGCATCTTCCCGGAAGGCGCCATCACACGGGACGGTGAGCTCCAGGAGTTCAAGGGCGGCATCATGAAGATCCTGGCCGCGCAGCCTGCGCCGGTGGTGCCGGTCGCACTGCAGAACCTGTGGGGCTCCTATTTCTCCCGGGTGGAGCGCGGCCAGGCCATGGTGCGGCCGTTCCGGCGTGGCATGTTCAGCGCGGTCGGCGTGGTGGCCGGCGAGCCGATCGCCGCTGCCGAGATGAGCCCGGCGCTGCTGCGCGAGCGGGTGGCTGCACTGCTGGCGCGCTGA
- a CDS encoding TorF family putative porin: MNRPFTSRLGLALLGCIATAGAVAQEAAPASPFSANLAFTTNYVSRGFTQSWSRPALQGGVDYVHASGIYLGTWLSTLSDREFRDGHLEWDLYGGYNGTVGALGYTAGLAYYAYPGSSSPLVDGKRYDYAELKLGLNHGSLSATYYRTLTQRWFGTFDDARGSGYVDLSFNPQFGDGYTLQLHAGMGRVSHHREANWHDVKLGVSKALPQGWSVGGAVTRAWDRDAYWTGADFDADPQGTVYTKRLGKTALALTVSKTF; encoded by the coding sequence ATGAACCGCCCCTTCACCTCCCGCCTTGGCCTGGCCCTGCTGGGCTGCATCGCCACCGCGGGCGCTGTCGCCCAGGAGGCCGCACCGGCCTCGCCGTTCAGCGCCAACCTCGCCTTCACCACCAACTACGTCTCGCGCGGCTTCACGCAGAGCTGGTCGCGTCCGGCGCTGCAGGGCGGCGTGGACTACGTGCATGCCAGCGGCATCTACCTGGGCACCTGGCTCTCGACGCTGAGCGACAGGGAATTCCGCGACGGCCACCTGGAGTGGGACCTCTACGGCGGCTACAACGGCACCGTGGGGGCGCTCGGCTACACCGCCGGCCTGGCGTACTACGCCTATCCCGGCAGCTCCTCCCCGCTGGTGGACGGCAAGCGCTACGACTATGCCGAGCTCAAGCTGGGCCTGAACCACGGCAGCCTGTCGGCCACCTACTACCGCACCCTCACCCAGCGCTGGTTCGGCACCTTCGACGATGCGCGCGGCTCGGGCTATGTCGACCTGTCCTTCAACCCGCAGTTTGGCGATGGCTACACCCTGCAGCTGCATGCGGGCATGGGCCGGGTGAGCCACCATCGCGAAGCCAACTGGCACGACGTGAAGCTGGGCGTGAGCAAGGCGCTGCCGCAGGGCTGGTCGGTCGGCGGCGCGGTGACGCGCGCCTGGGACCGCGACGCCTACTGGACCGGCGCCGACTTCGACGCCGACCCGCAGGGCACCGTCTACACCAAGCGCCTGGGCAAGACAGCGCTGGCGCTGACCGTCAGCAAGACCTTCTGA
- a CDS encoding YiaA/YiaB family inner membrane protein, which translates to MRNSPAIRRDTPAWKAQVWISFGTAVTLCAFGLAWLPGQDIHRAFMVMGYVFCLSTAFALSKFVRDNETRRTDTPLWKLVVWGGFVLAMGLTGWGLWRMQVDATYKACLAVCWVFLISSVFTLAKTLRDNHEADLAQARLHELAARGAASPTDAA; encoded by the coding sequence ATGCGCAACTCCCCTGCCATCCGTCGCGACACCCCGGCCTGGAAGGCCCAGGTGTGGATCTCCTTCGGCACCGCGGTGACGCTGTGTGCCTTCGGCCTGGCCTGGTTGCCCGGCCAGGACATCCACCGCGCGTTCATGGTGATGGGTTATGTGTTCTGCCTGTCCACCGCCTTTGCCTTGTCGAAGTTCGTGCGCGACAACGAGACGCGCCGCACCGACACCCCGTTGTGGAAGCTCGTGGTGTGGGGTGGCTTCGTGCTGGCGATGGGGCTGACCGGCTGGGGCCTCTGGCGCATGCAGGTGGATGCCACCTACAAGGCCTGCCTGGCGGTCTGCTGGGTGTTCCTGATCTCCAGCGTGTTCACGCTGGCCAAGACACTGCGCGACAACCACGAGGCCGATCTCGCGCAGGCCCGCCTGCACGAGCTGGCCGCACGCGGCGCGGCGTCCCCGACCGACGCCGCCTGA
- a CDS encoding NAD(P)-dependent oxidoreductase produces MKVALIGATGFVGSALLEEALQRGHHVTALSRDPSRLAPQDHLSAVQADVLDAAQVARAVAGHDIVLSAYNAGWKNPDLHDEFLRGTRAIIEGVKQAGVKRLLVVGGAGSLYVAPGVQLVDTPDFPAEWKQGALAAREALEMVRREAELEWTFVSPAILLEPGPRRGGFRLGGDDVLMDGDQPGRLSVADLAVAIVDEVEHPQHVRRRFTAAY; encoded by the coding sequence ATGAAAGTCGCTCTGATCGGTGCTACCGGTTTTGTCGGTTCCGCCCTGCTGGAGGAAGCGCTGCAGCGCGGCCACCATGTGACCGCGCTGAGCCGCGATCCCTCCCGGCTGGCGCCGCAGGACCACTTGAGCGCGGTGCAGGCCGACGTGCTCGATGCCGCCCAGGTGGCTCGCGCCGTGGCGGGCCACGACATCGTGCTCAGCGCCTACAACGCCGGCTGGAAGAACCCGGACCTGCACGACGAGTTCCTGCGCGGCACACGCGCCATCATCGAAGGCGTGAAGCAGGCGGGCGTGAAGCGCTTGCTGGTCGTCGGTGGCGCGGGCAGCCTGTATGTCGCCCCGGGCGTGCAGTTGGTCGACACACCCGACTTCCCGGCCGAATGGAAACAAGGGGCCCTGGCCGCCCGCGAGGCGCTGGAGATGGTGCGCCGCGAGGCCGAGCTGGAATGGACCTTCGTCTCGCCGGCCATCCTGCTGGAGCCCGGGCCGCGCCGCGGTGGCTTTCGCCTGGGGGGCGACGACGTGCTGATGGACGGCGACCAGCCGGGCCGCCTGAGCGTGGCCGACCTGGCGGTGGCCATCGTCGACGAGGTGGAGCATCCGCAGCATGTGCGCCGTCGCTTCACCGCGGCCTATTGA
- a CDS encoding TonB-dependent receptor plug domain-containing protein, producing MSIRIASFPVSSPWAARPLVLALAAVWPLLCAAPAMAQSDQSLPEVKVSGSRSAPAYRARSNSAGALGDKSLQDTPFTVEVVTQELVRNKQATSIAEALKGDAAVTAINNGISGEAAGISVRGLQIDLHNGYKIDGLGIPNWGSELPLEHFERVELLKGAGGFLYGFGTPGGAANFVTKRAPASGFKGSLTAGVTSAGAGKLHGDLGDASARVIALAGG from the coding sequence ATGAGCATTCGAATCGCCTCGTTCCCGGTGTCTTCCCCTTGGGCGGCGCGCCCGTTGGTCCTGGCGCTGGCAGCGGTCTGGCCGCTGCTGTGCGCTGCCCCTGCCATGGCGCAGTCCGACCAGAGCCTGCCCGAGGTGAAGGTCAGTGGATCCCGCAGCGCGCCCGCCTATCGCGCGCGCAGCAACAGCGCGGGGGCGCTGGGGGACAAGTCGCTGCAGGACACGCCGTTCACCGTCGAGGTGGTGACCCAGGAGCTGGTGCGCAACAAGCAGGCGACCTCGATCGCCGAGGCGCTGAAGGGCGATGCCGCGGTCACTGCCATCAACAACGGCATCTCCGGCGAGGCCGCCGGCATCTCGGTGCGTGGCCTGCAGATCGATCTGCACAACGGCTACAAGATCGACGGCCTGGGCATTCCCAACTGGGGCAGCGAACTGCCGCTGGAGCACTTTGAGCGGGTGGAGCTGCTCAAGGGCGCGGGTGGCTTCCTGTACGGCTTCGGCACGCCGGGCGGCGCGGCCAACTTCGTGACGAAGCGCGCGCCGGCCAGCGGCTTCAAGGGCAGCCTGACGGCCGGCGTGACCAGTGCGGGTGCCGGCAAGCTGCATGGCGACCTGGGGGACGCTTCGGCGAGGGTGATCGCTTTGGCTGGCGGCTGA
- a CDS encoding helix-turn-helix domain-containing protein, whose translation MSTTLDLISALKAELKAAGITYAELAPQLGMAESSVKRIFAKGDMPLSRIDEICRVLKIDFADLARRVADAQPLRRELTLEQEKAVIADRRLLLVAICCLSQWTFEQIISTYTLSEADTVKYLAQLDRIGIIELKPMNRYRLKVAKGFRWRPHGPVMSYFRQDVVDDYYSGGFDGEGEMLTLVHGSIGKSLANLFNERLQRVAQDFAQQHLADQKLPASQRAPYTLVIGMRSWLFAAFRDLKRSQNA comes from the coding sequence ATGAGCACCACCCTGGACCTGATCAGCGCGCTCAAGGCCGAACTCAAGGCCGCCGGCATCACCTACGCCGAGCTGGCTCCGCAGCTCGGCATGGCGGAGTCGAGCGTGAAGCGCATCTTCGCCAAGGGCGACATGCCGCTGTCGCGCATCGACGAGATCTGCCGCGTGCTGAAGATCGACTTCGCCGACCTGGCCCGCCGCGTGGCCGATGCACAGCCGCTGCGCCGCGAGCTGACGCTGGAGCAGGAGAAGGCGGTGATCGCCGACCGCCGGCTGCTGCTGGTGGCCATCTGCTGCCTGAGCCAGTGGACCTTCGAGCAGATCATCTCGACCTACACCCTGAGCGAGGCCGACACGGTGAAGTACCTGGCCCAGCTTGACCGCATCGGCATCATCGAACTCAAGCCGATGAACCGCTACCGCTTGAAGGTGGCCAAGGGTTTCCGCTGGCGGCCGCACGGGCCGGTGATGAGCTACTTCCGCCAGGACGTGGTGGACGACTACTACAGCGGCGGCTTCGACGGCGAAGGCGAAATGCTGACGCTGGTGCACGGATCGATCGGCAAGAGCCTGGCCAACCTGTTCAACGAGCGGCTGCAGCGGGTGGCGCAGGACTTCGCCCAGCAGCACCTGGCCGACCAGAAGCTGCCGGCCTCGCAACGGGCCCCCTACACGCTGGTGATCGGCATGCGGTCCTGGCTGTTCGCTGCCTTCCGCGACTTGAAGCGCAGCCAGAACGCCTAG
- a CDS encoding CAAX prenyl protease-related protein, translated as MPLQLSRAALARIAPFALFMALLVARGAVPEGGAIDGRWIYGVGVAAVGGLLLYFRREYTELARGSWPGLKEWLLAIAVGLAVFGLWIHMDLPWMVVGEPTASFIPVDAEGRLDWPLITVRWIGAALLVPVMEELFWRAFLMRWVEQPQFEGVDPRRVGLKAIALSTGVFALAHTLWLAAIVAGLAYAWLYRHTGKLWVPVISHAVTNGVLGVWVVRTGQWAFW; from the coding sequence ATGCCGTTGCAGTTGTCCCGCGCCGCGCTCGCGCGCATTGCGCCGTTTGCCTTGTTCATGGCCTTGCTGGTGGCGCGCGGTGCCGTGCCGGAGGGCGGGGCGATCGACGGCCGCTGGATCTATGGCGTCGGCGTGGCCGCGGTCGGCGGGCTGCTGCTGTATTTCCGCCGCGAATACACCGAGCTGGCGCGCGGCAGCTGGCCCGGCCTGAAGGAATGGCTGCTCGCCATCGCCGTCGGCCTGGCGGTGTTCGGGCTGTGGATCCACATGGACCTGCCGTGGATGGTGGTGGGCGAGCCGACCGCCTCCTTCATCCCGGTGGATGCCGAGGGCCGGCTGGACTGGCCGCTGATCACGGTACGCTGGATCGGCGCGGCGCTGCTGGTGCCGGTGATGGAGGAGCTGTTCTGGCGCGCCTTCCTGATGCGCTGGGTCGAACAGCCGCAGTTCGAGGGCGTGGACCCGCGGCGCGTCGGGCTGAAGGCCATCGCGCTGTCCACCGGCGTGTTCGCGCTGGCCCACACGCTGTGGCTGGCCGCCATCGTCGCCGGCCTGGCCTATGCCTGGCTGTACCGCCACACCGGCAAGCTGTGGGTGCCGGTGATCTCGCATGCCGTCACCAACGGCGTGCTCGGCGTGTGGGTGGTGCGCACCGGCCAGTGGGCCTTCTGGTGA
- a CDS encoding ferredoxin--NADP reductase has protein sequence MSAFNEERVLSVRHWTDRLFSFTTTRDQAFRFQNGHFTMIGLKVNGKPLLRAYSVASANYEEHLEFFSIKVPDGPLTSRLQHLKEGDTILVGRKPTGTLLLDYLLPGKRLYMLATGTGLAPFLSVIRDPHTYERFEQVVLVHGCRQVNELAYQDLITQELPGHEFLGELASRQLLYYPTVTREPFRNQGRITTLIENGKLFSDLGLPALDREHDRVMICGSPQMLKDLKTLLDERGFHEGNTHTPGDYVIERAFADQ, from the coding sequence ATGAGTGCCTTCAACGAAGAACGTGTGTTGAGCGTCCGTCACTGGACCGATCGGTTGTTCAGCTTCACGACCACCCGCGACCAGGCCTTCCGCTTCCAGAACGGCCATTTCACGATGATCGGGCTGAAGGTCAACGGCAAGCCGCTGCTGCGCGCCTACAGCGTGGCCAGCGCCAACTATGAAGAGCACCTGGAGTTCTTCAGCATCAAGGTGCCCGACGGCCCGCTCACCTCGCGGCTGCAGCACCTGAAGGAAGGCGACACGATCCTGGTCGGGCGCAAGCCCACCGGCACGCTGCTGCTGGACTACCTGCTGCCCGGCAAGCGGCTGTACATGCTGGCCACCGGCACCGGGCTGGCACCGTTCCTGAGCGTGATCCGCGACCCGCACACCTATGAGCGCTTCGAGCAGGTGGTGCTGGTGCACGGTTGCCGCCAGGTCAACGAGCTGGCCTACCAGGACCTGATCACCCAGGAACTGCCGGGCCACGAGTTCCTTGGCGAGCTGGCCTCGCGGCAGCTGCTGTACTACCCGACGGTCACGCGCGAGCCGTTCCGCAACCAGGGCCGCATCACGACGCTGATCGAGAACGGCAAGCTGTTCTCCGACCTGGGCCTGCCCGCGCTCGACCGCGAGCACGACCGGGTGATGATCTGCGGCAGCCCGCAGATGCTGAAGGACCTGAAGACCCTGCTCGACGAGCGGGGCTTCCACGAAGGCAACACCCACACGCCGGGCGACTACGTGATCGAGCGGGCCTTCGCCGACCAGTGA